GCGATGTACTTCTCGGGCGCGGCGAGGATGCGCTGGCGGAAGTCCTCAATCTCGGCACGGGTCGCGGCCGGGCCGACGAGCATGCCGTAGCCCCCGGCGCCATGGACTTCCTTCACCACCAGTTCGGGCAGGTGCGCAAGCGTGTAGGCGAGGTCGTCCGGCTCGCGCAGCATGTAGGTCGGCACGTTGTTGAGGATCGGTTCCTCGCCGAGGTAGAAGCGCACCATCTCCGGCACGTAGGGGTAGATCGACTTGTCGTCGGCCACGCCGGTGCCGACCGCGTTGGCCAGCGTCACCCGCCCGGCGCGATAGGCGGACATCAGGCCCGGCACGCCCAGCATCGAATCGGGGCGGAACACCTGCGGGTCGAGGAAGTCGTCGTCGAGGCGGCGATAGATCACGTCGACCCGGCGCGGTCCCTGGGTGGTGCGCATGTAGACGGTGTCGTCCTTGACGAACAGGTCCTGCCCCTCGACCAGCTCGACGCCCATCTGCTGGGCGAGGAAGCTGTGCTCGAAGTAGGCGCTGTTGTAGGCGCCGGGTGTCAGCACCACCGCCGTCGGGTCGAGCACGCCGGCGGGCGCGACCGCACGCAGGGTCTCGAGCAGCAGATCGGGGTAGTGCTCGACCGGCTGCACGTTGTAGCGCGAGAACAGGTCGGGGAAGAGCCGCATCATCATCTTGCGGTTCTCCAGCAGGTAGCTCACGCCCGAGGGCACGCGCAGGTTGTCCTCCAGCACGTAGTACTCGCCCTTGCCGTCCGCGCCCGCCGCCCGCACCAGATCGATGCCGGCAATCATCGCGTACAGGCCGCCCGGCACCTCGACGCCCTTCATCTCGCCGCGGAACTGGGCGTTGTTGAGCACCTGGTCGGCCGGCAGGCGGCCGGCGCGCAGGATCTCCTGGCCGTGGTAGATGTCGGCGAGGAAGGCGTTGAGCGCTTTCACGCGCTGGCGCAGGCCGGCTTCGAGCGCCGTCCACTCCTCGCCCGGAATGATCCGCGGCAGCAGGTCGAAGGGAATCAGGCGCTCCTTGCCCCCTT
This genomic window from Thauera humireducens contains:
- a CDS encoding circularly permuted type 2 ATP-grasp protein; translated protein: MTADSTTTAAKPYDEMHAPDGAVRPHYLAYADWLADTPRERIERKRSEADVAFHRVGITFNVYGAEGGKERLIPFDLLPRIIPGEEWTALEAGLRQRVKALNAFLADIYHGQEILRAGRLPADQVLNNAQFRGEMKGVEVPGGLYAMIAGIDLVRAAGADGKGEYYVLEDNLRVPSGVSYLLENRKMMMRLFPDLFSRYNVQPVEHYPDLLLETLRAVAPAGVLDPTAVVLTPGAYNSAYFEHSFLAQQMGVELVEGQDLFVKDDTVYMRTTQGPRRVDVIYRRLDDDFLDPQVFRPDSMLGVPGLMSAYRAGRVTLANAVGTGVADDKSIYPYVPEMVRFYLGEEPILNNVPTYMLREPDDLAYTLAHLPELVVKEVHGAGGYGMLVGPAATRAEIEDFRQRILAAPEKYIAQPTLSLSTCPTFVDAGIAPRHIDLRPFVLSGGKEIRMVPGGLTRVAMKAGSLVVNSSQGGGTKDTWVVN